One Prolixibacteraceae bacterium DNA segment encodes these proteins:
- a CDS encoding SufS family cysteine desulfurase, with the protein MSFDVQEFRSHFPILDQQIYPKKDLVYFDNAATTQKPCCVLDAVERYMMKVNGNIHRGTHKMAAEATVAYEAVRDQVTKILNASCREEVVFTKGTTESINLVSYSLGEIWINEGDEILVSELEHHANIVPWQMLCQRKGAVLKVIPFNEKGELKLDVFENLLSDKTKIVAVNHASNVLGTINPIEYIIGKAHEYGAYVLIDGAQGVGHCEVDVQKLDCDFYVFSGHKYYGPTGTGALYGKKEILERMPPFMTGGEMIETVTFKETTFNVLPYKFEPGTPNYTDVIGLGAALNFVDSYGKSNLVAWELELFQYAMVKLKNIEGIRFFGTSDNKVGIISFAIDGVHHFDLGTLLDQLGFAVRTGRLCADPIMDHFDVQGVTRASLAPYNTKEEVDRFYEALLRIQQMFV; encoded by the coding sequence ATGAGTTTTGATGTTCAAGAATTTAGAAGTCATTTCCCTATCTTGGATCAACAGATCTACCCTAAGAAAGATCTAGTTTATTTTGATAATGCAGCAACTACCCAGAAACCTTGTTGCGTTTTGGATGCTGTTGAACGATATATGATGAAGGTGAATGGTAATATTCATCGAGGAACACATAAGATGGCTGCGGAGGCAACTGTTGCTTATGAAGCGGTCAGAGATCAAGTCACTAAGATATTGAACGCATCTTGTCGTGAAGAGGTTGTTTTTACGAAAGGAACGACTGAATCTATCAATTTGGTTTCCTATTCATTAGGTGAGATATGGATTAATGAGGGAGATGAAATACTCGTTTCTGAACTTGAACATCATGCAAATATTGTTCCTTGGCAGATGTTGTGTCAAAGAAAAGGGGCTGTTCTAAAAGTCATTCCTTTTAATGAGAAAGGGGAATTGAAATTGGATGTGTTCGAGAACTTGCTTTCTGATAAAACAAAGATCGTGGCAGTTAATCATGCATCAAATGTTTTGGGTACAATAAATCCTATCGAATATATTATTGGTAAAGCACATGAGTACGGAGCTTATGTACTAATTGATGGGGCACAAGGTGTTGGACACTGTGAAGTAGATGTACAAAAGCTAGATTGTGATTTTTATGTCTTTTCTGGTCATAAATATTATGGACCTACTGGAACAGGTGCTTTGTATGGGAAGAAAGAGATTTTAGAACGTATGCCTCCATTTATGACAGGAGGGGAGATGATTGAAACGGTCACTTTCAAAGAGACTACGTTTAATGTTCTTCCATATAAATTTGAGCCTGGAACACCGAATTATACTGATGTGATAGGTTTGGGAGCTGCTCTTAATTTTGTTGATTCTTATGGAAAGAGTAATCTAGTTGCCTGGGAATTGGAGTTGTTTCAATACGCTATGGTGAAGTTAAAAAACATTGAAGGAATACGCTTTTTTGGTACATCTGATAATAAAGTAGGAATTATCTCCTTTGCAATTGATGGTGTGCACCATTTCGATTTAGGGACTCTGTTAGACCAATTAGGATTTGCTGTTCGAACTGGCCGTTTGTGTGCTGACCCAATTATGGATCATTTCGATGTACAAGGGGTTACTCGTGCATCTTTAGCCCCATATAACACCAAAGAAGAGGTGGATCGTTTCTATGAAGCACTGTTACGCATTCAACAGATGTTTGTATAG
- a CDS encoding SufE family protein, with translation MKTISEVQDEIIEEFSLFDDWMDKYANLIEMGNELEDIDPKYKVDNYLIKGCQSRVWLYPTFEEGRIHFDGESDAIIVKGLVSLLLKVYENRTPKEILNSELYFIEKIGLTQHLSPTRSNGLLSMVKQMRLYAMAYDRKMNV, from the coding sequence ATGAAAACAATAAGCGAAGTACAAGACGAGATAATAGAGGAGTTTTCTTTGTTCGATGATTGGATGGATAAATATGCCAATCTTATTGAGATGGGAAACGAATTGGAGGATATTGATCCAAAGTATAAGGTGGACAATTATCTTATCAAGGGGTGTCAAAGTCGAGTATGGCTCTATCCTACTTTTGAAGAGGGAAGAATACATTTTGATGGTGAGAGTGATGCAATAATAGTGAAAGGCTTGGTGTCGCTTTTATTGAAAGTTTATGAAAATAGAACCCCTAAAGAAATTTTAAATTCTGAGTTATATTTTATTGAAAAGATTGGTTTAACCCAACATCTTTCACCAACTCGTTCTAATGGTCTTTTGTCTATGGTTAAACAGATGAGGCTGTATGCAATGGCTTATGATAGAAAGATGAATGTTTAA
- a CDS encoding iron-sulfur cluster assembly protein — translation MDKRIDEIIDNLKEVYDPEIPVNVYDLGMIYSVDVKDDVAIVVMTLTAPNCPAADMILEDVKYSSEKAEGIKEAKVELTFEPAWDKSMMSEEARLELGFM, via the coding sequence ATGGATAAAAGAATAGATGAGATTATAGATAATCTAAAGGAGGTATATGATCCAGAGATTCCAGTGAATGTGTATGATCTTGGTATGATATACAGTGTGGATGTGAAAGATGATGTTGCAATTGTTGTGATGACACTTACTGCACCCAACTGCCCTGCTGCCGATATGATTTTAGAAGATGTGAAATATTCATCAGAGAAAGCAGAGGGAATTAAAGAGGCGAAAGTAGAACTTACCTTTGAGCCAGCATGGGATAAATCAATGATGTCTGAAGAGGCTCGTTTGGAATTAGGATTTATGTAA
- a CDS encoding lysophospholipase: protein MSTPASIQKEKIELTNSIYSYLLYSEDRCPEKVMIFVHGLGVYTNLYRDWLDQFVENGYAIYCFDLPGHGLSLGMRGDIGSYESLFLLIDRLFELSKRRYVSIPVVLYGHSLGGNIVLSYLKQKKNSVVAATVVTGPWLQLNGRFYCLASYISSFLNKRGLHLIVPRKIKLLEDLKRNNPDPYLHYNISTDTFYQAQAYGKDLLQKNSLDDQILIVHGLLDRVTSADLSRKLALFNSNTTFKGFDKTAHHLLYSEECATIFKYINHWIDESI from the coding sequence ATGAGTACTCCAGCCTCTATTCAGAAAGAAAAAATAGAGTTAACAAATTCCATCTATTCCTACTTACTTTATTCTGAAGATCGTTGTCCAGAGAAGGTGATGATATTTGTTCATGGATTAGGTGTCTATACGAATCTTTATAGAGATTGGCTTGATCAATTTGTGGAGAATGGATACGCTATTTATTGCTTTGACTTGCCAGGTCATGGATTGTCTCTAGGCATGCGTGGAGATATTGGGTCTTATGAGTCATTATTTTTATTAATAGATCGTTTGTTCGAACTGTCAAAGAGGAGATACGTTTCGATCCCGGTGGTTCTTTATGGTCATAGTCTTGGTGGAAATATCGTTTTATCATATTTGAAGCAAAAGAAAAATAGTGTGGTTGCAGCAACAGTAGTTACTGGACCATGGCTTCAATTGAATGGACGTTTTTATTGTTTGGCATCGTACATTAGTTCTTTTTTAAATAAAAGGGGATTACATTTGATTGTTCCAAGAAAGATCAAACTACTAGAAGACCTCAAAAGAAATAATCCCGATCCTTATCTGCATTATAATATCTCCACCGATACTTTCTATCAAGCTCAAGCTTATGGGAAAGACTTATTACAAAAAAACTCTTTAGATGATCAGATATTAATTGTTCATGGATTATTAGATAGAGTGACTTCGGCGGATCTTAGTAGAAAGTTGGCTTTATTTAATTCAAATACTACATTTAAAGGTTTTGATAAAACGGCGCATCATCTCCTCTACTCTGAGGAATGTGCTACAATTTTTAAATATATTAATCACTGGATAGATGAGTCAATTTAA
- a CDS encoding GSCFA domain-containing protein: MSQFKDFRTTIDPIEAPKELRYGDRIMMLGSCFTNNIGDRLKRVKFDTMVNPLGILYNPSSLASALERIVDGRTLEEEDIEWFGNSYGSFEFHSDFNRVSKQECLDLINRTIVEAHEYIKKCQHLFITFGTSYIYERKSTGSIVGNCHKQPEKEFKRFRLSPSEVVMNWADILKRVWAVNPNIQVTFTVSPIRHLRDGAVGNQRSKSVLLLSIDRLIEGYSKKNIGYYPAYEIMMDDLRDYRFYAKDMVHPSDLAVDYIWDHFLKCHITEETRVLMQKINKIVMSASHRPINPNGNEYKVFVSRLLSRIEELSSIYPEIDFSDIIHQFN; encoded by the coding sequence ATGAGTCAATTTAAAGATTTTAGAACCACTATAGACCCTATTGAAGCCCCCAAAGAGCTACGTTATGGGGATAGAATAATGATGTTGGGGTCTTGCTTCACAAATAACATAGGAGATCGTTTAAAGAGAGTTAAATTCGATACAATGGTTAATCCTTTAGGAATTCTATACAACCCAAGCTCTTTGGCTTCTGCTTTAGAACGCATTGTGGATGGTAGAACTTTAGAAGAAGAGGATATCGAATGGTTTGGGAATAGTTATGGAAGTTTTGAGTTTCATAGTGATTTTAATAGAGTTTCGAAGCAGGAGTGTTTGGATCTAATTAATCGAACAATTGTAGAAGCGCATGAGTATATAAAGAAGTGTCAACACCTGTTTATAACCTTTGGTACTTCTTATATATATGAAAGGAAATCAACAGGTTCTATTGTTGGAAACTGTCATAAACAACCCGAAAAAGAGTTTAAACGGTTTAGGTTATCCCCAAGTGAAGTGGTTATGAATTGGGCCGACATACTTAAAAGAGTATGGGCGGTTAATCCAAATATTCAGGTTACTTTCACAGTGAGTCCAATTCGACATCTGAGAGATGGAGCTGTGGGGAACCAACGGAGTAAATCAGTCCTTTTATTGTCCATCGATCGTCTGATTGAAGGTTATAGCAAGAAAAATATTGGTTATTATCCTGCATATGAGATCATGATGGATGATTTAAGAGATTATCGTTTTTATGCCAAAGATATGGTTCACCCTTCTGACTTGGCAGTTGATTATATTTGGGATCATTTCTTAAAATGTCATATAACAGAGGAAACGCGTGTTCTTATGCAGAAGATTAACAAAATAGTAATGTCTGCATCTCATCGACCTATAAATCCCAATGGAAATGAGTATAAAGTGTTTGTATCCAGACTTTTGAGTAGAATTGAGGAGTTGTCTTCCATATATCCGGAGATTGATTTTTCTGATATTATTCATCAATTTAATTAA
- a CDS encoding amylo-alpha-1,6-glucosidase yields the protein MNYLKFDKYQLVNLEHSLSKEILRTNKSGTYSCTTLTGCNTRKYHGLFVCQLDELDGNKHVLLSSLDTTIIQHGEEFNLGIHKYPGGFYEPKGHKYIRDFSIDTIPKTTYRVGGVVLSMERLLIENTDQLIVKYTLEDAHSDTTLRFRPFLAFRCVHDLSKENLYAEKRHGNTVQGTTHKLYESYPELFLQLSKKNEFIEIPDWYKNIEYTKEKERGYDYHEDLFVPGYFEVPIQKGESVYFSCSLEEMAYPENIETLFRKELHKRKKRDSFHSYLTNASNQFLVKRKNRMDLSAGYPWYDGVVTQTFVSIPGMLENDTTVSVIENILDTQVKKLSKGLFPKYWGVGRYIYDTMDASMYFFVALQKLEKVTDDPARIWKKYGKYMLEIIRAFREGTLHDIKMHSNGLISGGDGSVPLTWMDAMVQGAPVTPRNGFPVEVNAMWYNAIRYTQYLSKLADESSVYKELELLSPLVKRSFRDMFWSEEKGYLADNISLDGTKDWSVRPNMLIAVSLDCSPVTREVEKKVLSCVKKELLTPKGIRSLSPKDSRYKGDSKGTQDKRSLAMHQGNAHPWLVALFVKSYLRVHKKGGISFCKSILNEYQKELNQHCVGSISEVYSGNPPYEPSGAISQAWSVNSLLLAAKEIREVEYKYEVTSV from the coding sequence ATGAACTATCTTAAGTTTGATAAGTATCAACTTGTTAATCTAGAACACTCTTTGTCAAAGGAGATTCTAAGAACGAACAAGTCAGGTACTTACTCTTGCACAACTCTTACAGGTTGTAATACAAGAAAGTATCATGGATTGTTTGTTTGCCAGCTAGATGAACTAGATGGAAATAAACATGTCCTGTTATCATCATTAGATACAACGATTATTCAGCATGGAGAAGAATTTAATCTAGGAATTCATAAATATCCAGGTGGATTTTATGAGCCGAAAGGACATAAATATATTCGCGATTTTTCTATTGATACAATACCTAAGACTACTTATAGAGTTGGAGGAGTTGTGCTTTCGATGGAGCGTCTGTTAATAGAGAATACAGATCAACTGATTGTAAAGTATACACTTGAGGATGCACATTCGGATACGACGCTACGTTTCCGACCTTTCTTGGCATTTCGATGTGTACACGATCTCTCCAAAGAGAATCTTTATGCAGAAAAACGACATGGAAATACAGTCCAGGGGACAACACATAAGTTGTATGAAAGTTATCCCGAACTCTTTCTTCAACTGTCAAAAAAGAATGAGTTTATAGAGATCCCTGATTGGTACAAAAATATTGAGTATACCAAAGAGAAAGAGAGAGGTTATGACTATCATGAAGACCTTTTTGTTCCTGGATACTTTGAGGTACCTATTCAAAAAGGAGAAAGTGTCTATTTTTCATGTTCTCTTGAAGAGATGGCTTATCCTGAAAATATAGAGACTCTTTTTAGGAAAGAACTACATAAACGAAAAAAACGAGACTCTTTTCACTCGTACCTGACCAATGCTTCAAACCAGTTTCTTGTAAAGAGAAAGAATAGGATGGACCTTAGCGCAGGATATCCATGGTATGATGGAGTCGTGACCCAAACTTTCGTATCTATTCCTGGTATGTTGGAAAATGATACGACTGTATCTGTTATTGAAAATATTCTTGATACTCAGGTAAAGAAATTATCTAAAGGATTATTCCCTAAATATTGGGGAGTTGGTAGATATATTTATGATACCATGGATGCTTCAATGTATTTCTTTGTTGCCTTACAAAAACTCGAGAAAGTTACTGACGATCCTGCTCGTATTTGGAAGAAATATGGTAAATATATGTTGGAGATAATTCGTGCTTTCAGAGAAGGTACACTTCATGATATTAAAATGCATTCTAATGGATTGATCTCAGGAGGTGATGGTTCAGTGCCTCTTACTTGGATGGATGCAATGGTTCAAGGAGCTCCAGTAACACCAAGAAATGGATTTCCTGTAGAGGTGAATGCAATGTGGTACAATGCAATTAGATATACCCAATATCTTTCAAAACTGGCTGATGAATCTTCTGTATATAAGGAACTAGAACTGTTGTCTCCGTTGGTTAAGAGATCATTTAGAGATATGTTTTGGAGTGAAGAGAAAGGGTATCTTGCTGATAATATTTCATTGGATGGAACAAAAGACTGGTCTGTTCGACCCAATATGTTGATTGCAGTTTCATTGGATTGTAGCCCGGTCACAAGAGAGGTGGAGAAGAAAGTTCTTAGCTGCGTTAAGAAAGAGTTGCTCACCCCAAAAGGTATTCGTTCACTTAGCCCTAAAGATAGTCGTTATAAGGGAGACTCTAAAGGAACTCAAGATAAACGGTCATTGGCAATGCATCAAGGAAATGCTCACCCTTGGCTTGTTGCTCTATTTGTTAAGTCATATTTAAGAGTCCATAAGAAAGGTGGGATATCTTTCTGCAAATCGATTCTTAATGAGTATCAGAAAGAATTAAATCAACACTGTGTTGGTTCTATATCTGAAGTTTATAGTGGAAACCCTCCTTATGAACCATCAGGGGCTATATCTCAAGCTTGGTCTGTTAACTCACTACTACTAGCTGCAAAAGAGATAAGAGAAGTGGAATATAAATATGAAGTTACATCTGTTTAA
- a CDS encoding glycosyltransferase family 4 protein: MKVLMFGWEFPPHISGGLGTASYGLTKGLANFSDVDVTFVVPKAYGDEDTTKVDKIIGAGDIAIAHRNITFEDVQKKIDFYEVQSNLIPYVGEEEFYKITQKKIKAQSKLVETNEEGCLEFTGKYGADLIQEIYRYSLVARAIAQDNDFDIIHAHDWLAYPAGIEAKKASGKPLVIHVHATDFDRSGGSVNPKVYAIEREGMEAADRIITVSNLTRNIVIEKYGIDPNKVETVYNAVEPIEKKDLSIKKGVDEKIVTFLGRITMQKGPEYFIEAAYKVLEHTDNVRFVMAGNGDLMNKMVTRAAQLGITDKFHFTGFLKGAEVFDMLRISDVYVMPSVSEPFGISPLEAMQADVPVIISKQSGVAEVLKHAIKVDFWDVNALADAIHGIISYPSLPSMFKKYGRLEVDGLEWKKSAEHVKKVYEYTLKLANA; the protein is encoded by the coding sequence ATGAAAGTATTGATGTTTGGCTGGGAATTTCCACCTCATATTAGTGGTGGTCTTGGAACAGCAAGTTATGGATTAACCAAAGGGTTAGCCAATTTTAGCGATGTAGATGTAACTTTTGTTGTGCCAAAAGCCTATGGAGATGAGGATACAACGAAGGTGGATAAGATTATTGGTGCAGGAGATATTGCTATTGCACATAGAAATATAACTTTTGAAGATGTACAAAAGAAGATTGACTTCTATGAAGTTCAGTCAAACTTGATTCCCTATGTGGGTGAAGAGGAGTTTTATAAAATTACTCAGAAAAAGATCAAAGCTCAATCGAAACTAGTAGAGACAAATGAAGAGGGTTGTCTAGAATTTACTGGTAAATATGGAGCTGATCTTATTCAAGAGATATATCGTTACTCGTTGGTTGCAAGAGCAATTGCACAAGATAACGACTTTGATATTATTCATGCGCATGATTGGTTGGCGTATCCTGCTGGTATTGAAGCAAAAAAAGCATCTGGAAAACCATTAGTTATTCATGTTCATGCTACTGACTTTGATCGAAGTGGAGGGAGTGTGAATCCTAAGGTTTATGCGATTGAAAGAGAAGGTATGGAAGCTGCTGACCGTATTATTACGGTCAGTAATTTGACGCGCAATATTGTGATCGAAAAATATGGGATCGATCCGAATAAGGTGGAGACTGTTTATAATGCAGTAGAGCCTATTGAAAAGAAAGATCTTTCCATAAAGAAAGGAGTGGATGAAAAGATTGTGACCTTTCTAGGACGTATCACGATGCAAAAAGGGCCTGAATATTTTATCGAAGCAGCATATAAGGTTTTAGAGCATACCGATAATGTGCGATTTGTGATGGCTGGAAATGGAGATCTTATGAATAAGATGGTTACTCGTGCGGCCCAATTAGGTATTACCGATAAATTTCACTTTACAGGCTTTCTAAAAGGAGCAGAAGTATTTGATATGTTGCGTATCAGCGATGTCTATGTGATGCCTTCTGTATCGGAACCATTTGGTATATCTCCTCTTGAGGCAATGCAAGCAGATGTGCCAGTGATAATCTCTAAACAATCTGGGGTGGCTGAAGTTCTTAAACATGCAATTAAAGTAGATTTTTGGGATGTCAATGCACTTGCTGATGCTATCCATGGTATCATTAGTTATCCTTCGCTTCCAAGTATGTTTAAGAAATATGGTCGTCTTGAAGTGGATGGATTAGAGTGGAAGAAGTCTGCAGAACATGTAAAGAAAGTTTATGAATACACCTTAAAATTAGCCAACGCTTAA
- a CDS encoding glycoside hydrolase family 57 protein produces MKKISLYFQIHHPFNLRKYRFLDIGNDHYYFDDYHNESEIQNMASSIYLPNNDRLKRLIETHDGNFKVAFSISGTTIEMFEKYCPVVIDSFKELVETGCVEFLAETYAHSLSSVKDENEFKRQVEQHRSKIESLFGQTPKVFRNSELIYSDEIGSVVASMGFDGMITEGAKHVLGWKSPNFVYCNSLNPRLKILLRNYKLSDDIRFKFSNTEWSEYPLTPEKYVSWIKSSGDTEEIYNICFDYETIGKQNNKESGIYDFVDSFVDLVVSDKVLEFDTPSNVIDRLQTISSVHVPYPISWSDEERDLSSWMGNDLQNEALNKLYDIAPLLQESGNAEMLEIWNYIQSSDHFRYMSTKWFSDGEIQMKENPYDSPYDAFINYMNVLNDFKIQLEKDTPEKKLVEGIAGLKKIIEAQL; encoded by the coding sequence ATGAAAAAGATCTCACTATATTTTCAAATACACCACCCATTTAATTTACGTAAATATCGCTTTCTTGATATTGGAAACGATCATTACTATTTTGATGACTACCATAATGAAAGTGAAATACAGAACATGGCTTCTTCAATCTACCTTCCTAATAATGATAGGTTGAAGAGACTTATTGAAACACATGATGGTAATTTTAAAGTGGCATTTTCTATATCGGGTACGACAATAGAGATGTTTGAGAAATATTGTCCAGTGGTAATCGATTCTTTTAAAGAATTGGTAGAGACAGGATGTGTTGAATTTTTGGCTGAGACCTATGCGCACTCGTTGTCTTCAGTTAAAGATGAGAATGAGTTTAAACGTCAGGTTGAACAACATCGTTCAAAGATAGAATCTCTTTTTGGACAGACACCGAAGGTGTTTCGAAATAGTGAACTGATCTATTCGGACGAAATTGGTTCAGTTGTTGCTTCTATGGGATTTGATGGAATGATTACAGAGGGAGCGAAACATGTTTTAGGATGGAAGAGTCCAAATTTCGTATACTGTAATTCTTTAAATCCTAGGTTGAAAATATTACTACGCAATTATAAGCTTAGTGATGATATCCGTTTTAAGTTTTCTAATACGGAATGGAGCGAATATCCATTGACACCAGAGAAATATGTGTCGTGGATAAAATCTTCTGGAGATACTGAGGAGATATATAATATTTGTTTCGATTATGAGACGATTGGTAAACAAAATAACAAAGAGAGTGGTATATATGATTTTGTAGACTCTTTCGTTGATTTGGTTGTATCTGATAAGGTATTGGAGTTTGATACTCCATCCAATGTAATTGATCGCTTACAGACAATCTCTTCAGTACATGTTCCTTACCCAATATCATGGAGTGATGAAGAGAGGGATCTCTCATCTTGGATGGGAAATGATCTTCAAAATGAAGCCTTAAATAAACTATATGATATTGCTCCTTTATTGCAAGAATCAGGTAATGCAGAGATGTTAGAGATTTGGAACTATATTCAATCATCTGATCATTTTAGATATATGAGCACCAAATGGTTCTCTGACGGAGAGATACAAATGAAGGAGAATCCTTATGACTCTCCTTATGATGCTTTTATCAATTATATGAATGTGCTGAATGATTTTAAGATCCAGTTAGAGAAAGATACACCTGAGAAAAAACTAGTAGAGGGAATTGCTGGTTTGAAAAAGATTATTGAAGCACAATTATAA